The following are from one region of the Agelaius phoeniceus isolate bAgePho1 chromosome 20, bAgePho1.hap1, whole genome shotgun sequence genome:
- the NUFIP2 gene encoding FMR1-interacting protein NUFIP2, which produces MEEQPHHHHHHHHYYYYGHHHHHPQSAYLPPPDGRAQPKPPLRHEHKHGGPQHTEAPKRRPGYGELNGNAGEREVSLKGLCSDEATAPGSRVPNGSQQLVDSNATPKQTVKAGALGKAGIKTKNFIQKNSMDKKNEKSYENKHRENQSSDKPEGVSIPNGVVTNNSSYITNGYVGKGADNDGSGSESGYTTPKKRKGRRNSAKGCENLNLVQDKIMQQEVSAPTLKQELESFKPDYSEQKGNRIENTKPVWKYEAGAGGAGRGKPGLGDVPRKNSDAKPGISSKKFDDRPKGKHASSATSKEDSWTLFKPPPVFPVDNSSAKIVPKISYASKVKENLNKAAQTPSTSSSSSSSSAGETQAQTSSRLSQVPMSAMKSVTSASFSNGPILAGTDGSVYSPGAQPLLSTAASTVPSTSSSSESVPQDMSTTSTALEQKKSGLFIYPSNMQTVLLGTAQVDFPSQTNQQNLGDIFQNQWGLSFINEPSAGPETVVGKSADNQLMEVTFQGEYPATLVSQCPEIIPSGTEQPVFPKAYELDKRTSPQILSAVLKPGTAVEGGVLALESHHTGDLQKADTGSQGALVFLSKDYEVENPLASPTNNLLASAKEQRYQRGLERKDSWGSFDLRAAILYHTKEMEAVWNLQKQDPKRIITYDEAMDRPDQ; this is translated from the exons atggaggagcagccccaccaccaccatcaccaccaccactaTTACTACTACgggcaccaccaccaccacccgcAGAGCGCCTACCTGCCGCCGCCCGACGGCCGAGCCCAGCCTAAGCCGCCGCTCCGCCACGAGCACAAGCACGGCGGCCCGCAGCACACGGAGGCGCCGAAGCGGAGACCAG GCTACGGAGAGCTGAATGGTAACGCAGGAGAACGAGAAGTGTCCCTGAAGGGCCTGTGCTCTGATGAAGCCACCGCCCCAGGATCCAGGGTACCCAATGGCAGCCAGCAGCTCGTAGATTCTAATGCCACCCCAAAGCAAACTGTGAAGGCCGGTGCTTTGGGGAAAGCTGGAATCAAAACCAAGAACTTCATTCAGAAAAATAGCATGGACAAAAAGAATGAGAAGTCCTACGaaaacaaacacagagaaaacCAGTCCTCAGACAAGCCAGAGGGAGTGTCTATTCCAAACGGCGTGGTGACCAACAATTCCAGCTACATCACAAATGGCTACGTAGGCAAAGGGGCCGACAACGATGGCAGCGGCTCCGAGAGTGGATATACCACACCTAAAAAACGGAAAGGCAGGCGCAACAGTGCCAAGGGTTGTGAGAACTTGAATCTAGTGCAGGACAAAATAATGCAGCAGGAGGTCAGCGCACCAACCTTGAAACAGGAACTTGAGAGTTTCAAGCCTGATTATAGTGAACAAAAGGGGAACCGAATTGAAAATACTAAGCCTGTTTGGAAATAtgaggctggggctggtggAGCAGGCAGGGGAAAGCCTGGGCTCGGGGATGTACCACGGAAAAACTCTGATGCCAAACCTGGGATTAGCAGCAAGAAGTTTGATGACCGGCCCAAAGGGAAGCACGCATCGTCGGCTACATCTAAAGAGGACTCATGGACCTTATTTAAACCACCCCCAGTTTTTCCAGTGGACAATAGCAGTGCTAAAATTGTTCCCAAAATTAGTTATGCAAGTAAAGTTAAAGAAAACCTCAACAAAGCAGCTCAAACCCCATCTACGTCATCCTCATCGTCTTCATCATCTGCTGGGGAAACTCAGGCCCAAACATCAAGTCGACTGTCCCAAGTCCCCATGTCTGCTATGAAATCTGTCACCTCTGCCAGCTTCTCCAACGGGCCAATCCTTGCTGGGACTGATGGAAGTGTGTATTccccgggggcccagccactgCTCTCCACTGCTGCTAGTACTGTACCATcgacctcctcctcctctgagtcTGTACCCCAGGACATGAGTACAACTTCGACAGCCCTCGAACAAAAGAAATCTGGCCTTTTTATCTACCCTTCAAATATGCAAActgtgctcctggggacagCGCAAGTCGATTTCCCTTCGCAGACGAATCAGCAGAACCTGGGGGATATCTTCCAGAATCAGTGGGGCTTGTCTTTCATAAACGAGCCCAGTGCTGGACCTGAAACCGTTGTGGGGAAATCTGCGGATAATCAGTTAATGGAAGTGACATTTCAAGGGGAATATCCTGCCACTTTGGTTTCACAGTGTCCTGAAATCATTCCCTCAGGAACTGAACAACCTGTGTTTCCTAAGGCTTATGAGCTGGATAAACGGACTAGCCCTCAAATTCTTAGTGCTGTTCTTAAGCCTGGGACTGCTGTTGAGGGTGGTGTCTTAGCTTTGGAGTCGCATCACACAGGTGACCTACAAAAGGCAGACACCGGTAGCCAAGGTGCTTTAGTGTTTCTTTCAAAAGACTATGAAGTAGAGAATCCTCTGGCCTCTCCTACGAACAATTTGCTAGCCTCCGCCAAAGAACAGAGGTACCAGAGAGGCCTAGAAAGGAAAGATAGCTGGGGTTCTTTTGACCTGAGGGCTGCTATTCTATATCACACTAAAG